A DNA window from Naumovozyma dairenensis CBS 421 chromosome 10, complete genome contains the following coding sequences:
- the CTF3 gene encoding Ctf3p (similar to Saccharomyces cerevisiae CTF3 (YLR381W); ancestral locus Anc_4.235), producing the protein MPEDYEDAIKSLLSADNLVPNWQLQTHLKVIHKVVPKYGLTSENLNQLIELCCATSKTNLSEDSKIKLIEKSLFPNGFLTQKTIDLIISHLGTNTILTSSSSRFPSKEIQIALCKWLVHVSILIPKQLMNMSTWFHLWQFEYIQKWITLIIVWFTTDKNQINPWKLIIMENITSKTMYKNSKVYATLILKRYLTILGQSNRIQGLISKINCDVNFLNVLQHFQFEEEFLRKLRHIVVKNSPFNFTKKSIIKSFSFKVLQLQDKVEVDKNVPLANYSHDKRIMKLNYIFDHSNTEMDEIEGEIPLDEIDTLNALVRHWNRIVLPKSGQRLFSNERTIPMQLYPLSLSSENEEFWVKMYDWIFAHLQMCFKDKKLQLKDRISLFDNVMKSCQLYDTFTWKVIDDFLTLEYLSANKDLFLSICTILFPIIECPDTENPEKLKEFRKKFRRIITICNLSKEDGHNSKKRWSSSQNTTVSVISNSIITMVRTWMSAPTDVIGFQKVLFSLEILNELRKLLISNINHSIENRHTIISTILLLNLLSFIALKFQKRFNSKSSEKDVADEALKKIILTSGTINKLCTLDDPLILDACCHYLVSIKGLLIYREPDDIYVQLQNKYILNITTYLWRNKIFKSKKIFDIPTKFLKDLIKNIYLPTLTSKNKALFSMFGIASTSYIPIAALHQLEKDNNCKVHYKELLNEEGFNKFSKKWKDKTEWLPEILSFDEFKEMLLKQISGMDPYKNIALFLFTYLKSLSHYIENRQN; encoded by the coding sequence ATGCCAGAAGACTATGAAGATGCAATCAAATCACTTCTTTCAGCTGACAATCTTGTACCCAATTGGCAATTACAAACTCATCTAAAAGTGATTCACAAAGTAGTACCCAAATATGGACTAACATCAGAAAACCTTAACCAATTGATCGAATTATGTTGTGCCACATCAAAGACAAATTTATCTGAAGATTCCAAGATAAAGCTGATTGAGAAATCTTTATTCCCCAATGGCTTCCTTACTCAGAAAACCATTGATCTGATCATAAGCCATTTAGGCACAAATACTATACTTACTTCTTCCTCTAGTAGGTTTCCCTCCAAGGAAATTCAAATTGCCTTATGCAAATGGTTAGTGCATGTTTCCATACTGATACCGAAAcaattgatgaatatgTCTACATGGTTCCATCTTTGGCAATTcgaatatattcaaaaatggaTCACATTAATCATTGTTTGGTTCACTACAGACAAAAACCAAATAAATCCTTGGAAACTTATCATAATGGAAAATATCACAAGTAAAACAATGTATAAAAATAGTAAAGTGTATGCCACTTTGATCTTGAAACGATACCTGACAATCCTGGGCCAATCAAACCGTATTCAGGGCCTGATATCCAAGATCAATTGTGACgttaattttttgaacGTTTTacaacattttcaattcgAAGAAGAATTTCTTCGGAAATTAAGGCATATAGTGGTTAAAAACTCACCTTTCAATTTTACTAAAAAATCaatcattaaatcattttcttttaaagtTTTACAATTGCAAGATAAAGTTGAAGTGGACAAAAATGTTCCTCTTGCTAATTATAGCCATGATAAACGTATcatgaaattgaattacATTTTTGATCATTCAAATACAGAGATGGATGAGATTGAGGGTGAAATTCCattagatgaaattgatactTTAAATGCTTTGGTGAGACACTGGAATAGAATTGTTCTCCCGAAAAGTGGTCAAAGATTATTTTCTAACGAGCGAACAATACCAATGCAATTATatccattatcattatcttcagaaaatgaagaattcTGGGTGAAAATGTATGATTGGATATTTGCTCATTTACAAATGTGTTTCAAGGACAAGAAACTACAACTCAAAGATAGAATTTCTCTCTTTGATAATGTTATGAAAAGCTGTCAACTATATGATACATTTACCTGGAAGgttattgatgattttttgaCATTGGAATATTTGTCTGCCAACAAAGATTTGTTTTTGTCCATATGTACAATTTTGTTCccaattattgaatgcCCTGATACTGAGAATCCAGAAAAGTTGAAagaatttagaaaaaaatttaggCGCATAATCACAATATGTAATTTGAGTAAAGAAGATGGACATAATAGCAAAAAGCGATGGTCCTCATCTCAAAATACGACAGTATCTgttatttcaaattcaatcaTTACAATGGTGAGAACTTGGATGTCAGCTCCTACTGATGTTATTGGTTTTCAAAAGGTACtattttcattagaaatattgaatgaattgaGGAAACTACTGATTTCTAATATTAATCattctattgaaaatagaCATACCATCATTAGCACAATTTTATTACTTAATTTATTGTCCTTCATAGCTCTAAAATTTCAGAAGAGATTCAACTCAAAATCAAGTGAGAAAGATGTAGCAGATGAAGCTTTAAAAAAGATTATTCTTACGTCAGGTACCATAAATAAACTTTGTACTTTAGATGATCCGTTGATACTTGATGCATGTTGCCATTACTTGGTCAGTATTAAAGGCTTATTAATTTACAGGGAACCTGATGATATATACGTTCAATTACAGAACAAATACATCCTAAATATAACAACTTATCTTTGGAGgaataaaattttcaaatcgaaaaaaatatttgacaTTCCAACTAAATTTTTGAAGGACTtgattaaaaatatatacttaCCTACATTGACCTCCAAAAATAAAGCCTTATTCTCAATGTTTGGTATTGCATCAACATCATATATCCCAATAGCTGCTCTACATCAATTGGAAAAGGACAATAATTGTAAAGTCCATTATAAAGAACTTCTTAATGAAGAAggattcaataaattttctaaGAAATGGAAGGATAAAACCGAATGGTTACCTGAAATACTTTCgtttgatgaatttaaagaaatgCTGTTAAAACAGATAAGCGGAATGGATCCCTATAAAAACATTgcattattcttatttacTTATTTGAAAAGTCTTTCTCattatatagaaaatagGCAAAACTGA
- the CSR1 gene encoding Csr1p (similar to Saccharomyces cerevisiae CSR1 (YLR380W); ancestral locus Anc_4.234), with protein MATEKEPKPLTTTMSLQDITTDQETTLKQIWTYLFHLWGIPVDGTNAFKKDPSLHSLSPQTSIKSVEKEPKKKSLFGKMYSMTGSSSSSSSSSFPPDSTQQHSQHHHHHKLNERLPYTLNMIHPEFKQLTVPPKDTRKLFWEMLRLDPVDNHILRFARARKWNTDNTIKMLSKTFQFRLTKKPINEILNKGEATIIKENKQQGLIKNLELQKAVIYNHPTENSACPLIVVRPKFHYSSDQTEEELEHYALLIIELARLFMREHSISILFDLTDFSLSNMDYTPVKFLIACFEAHYPESLSHLFVHKAPWLFSPIWSIVKNWLDPVVASKIVFTKNTSELERFLKPEQIPSYLGGKNDSIDLDHYVKPDGSHDDKLKDKEGLQLVQNQRIELIDKFVKLTVDWIQSETDEQSKELFAERCNVSDDICNNYIELDPFIRSRSSYDINGLLKL; from the coding sequence ATGGCCACTGAAAAGGAACCTAAACCATTGACGACAACAATGAGTCTACAAGATATCACTACAGATCAAGAAACTACCTTGAAACAAATATGGACATATTTATTCCATCTGTGGGGTATCCCCGTAGATGGTACCAATGCCTTCAAAAAGGATCCAAGCCTTCACTCTCTTTCTCCTCAAACATCAATTAAATCTGTTGAAAAGGAACCTAAAAAAAAGTCCCTATTTGGCAAAATGTACTCCATGACAGGatcctcttcatcatcatcatcatcatcatttccACCGGATTCAACTCAACAGCATTCTCAacatcaccatcatcataaattgaatgaaagaCTTCCATATACTTTGAATATGATTCATCCTGAATTTAAACAGTTGACTGTACCACCAAAAGATACAAGAAAGTTATTTTGGGAAATGTTAAGATTAGATCCAGTAGATAATCATATCTTAAGATTTGCAAGAGCAAGGAAATGGAACACTGATAATACAATCAAAATGTTATCAAAAACATTCCAATTCCGTCTCACTAAGAAAccaatcaatgaaatattaaataaaggAGAAGCCACCatcattaaagaaaataaacaacaaGGCCTAATCAAAAACCTCGAATTACAAAAAGCTGTAATTTATAATCATCCAACAGAAAATTCAGCATGCCCATTAATTGTAGTAAGACCAAAATTCCATTATAGTTCTGATcaaactgaagaagaactaGAACATTACGCATTGTTAATCATTGAACTTGCAAGATTATTCATGAGAGAACATTCCATTAGTATTCTTTTCGATTTGACTGATTTCTCATTATCAAACATGGATTATACTCCTGTTAAATTCTTGATCGCTTGTTTTGAAGCTCATTATCCTGAATCATTAAGTCATTTGTTCGTTCATAAGGCACCATGGCTTTTCAGTCCTATTTGGAGTATTGTGAAAAATTGGTTGGATCCTGTTGTAGCTTCAAAAATTGTCTTTACGAAGAATACTTCTGAATTAGAAAGGTTTTTGAAACCAGAACAAATCCCATCATATCTAGGAGGTAAGAATGATTCTATTGATTTGGATCATTATGTGAAACCAGATGGATCTCATGAcgataaattgaaagataaaGAAGGATTGCAGTTGGTACAAAATCAACGCATTGAGTtgattgataaatttgtcAAGTTAACCGTGGATTGGATTCAAAGTGAAACTGATGAACAATCGAAGGAGCTGTTTGCAGAAAGATGTAATGTTAGCGATGATATTTGCAATAATTATATAGAACTCGACCCCTTTATCAGATCAAGATCAAGCTATGATATAAACGGacttttgaaattgtaA